TTTTAAAATCACTATAGATGAGAACCAAAAAGTTAAAGAGTTTGAAAAAACACCTTATGAAAGATACATGAAAATTTTAAGTGTATTAGGTCTTTTACTTGGATTATTTGGAATAATTGTTTTACTTAAAAATAGAAAAAAAGATACAACTAAATAGTTGTATCTTTAGAGACTGTTCAGAATTTTGTGTCAAAGTTTGATAATCTTAAAATTTAGCATGTTAAACTTACTTAGTCAAATTGTTCCAAATATTACAGGTTTTGGAATTTGTTTTTATAACTTGTTTGATACCCTATTTAGTGTTGACAGAAAACTAATCCTCTTCTTTTCTAAATGGTTCTAAAATGTCTAACTCTTTTTTATAATATTCACTCTGCACTTCAAATAATCCTAAAAGGGTATGAGAAAGATTATCTTGTGAATAGCTGTTTTTGCTATTGGCTTTGAGTTCATCAACTTTTAATTCACCCTTGACTTTATCTCCAAACCATAAAACTGATGGCACGTGTGTTTGCTCAATAGGAGCTAATAAGTCAGGCATTCCATGTAAATAAATTCCATGCTCTCCTAATGATTCCCCATGATCACTCATATAGACCATTGCTGTTTCAAAATCATTATTCCGTTTTAGAAGGTCAATGACTTTTTTCAAAAAGTAATCGGTATATAAAATCGCATTATCATAGGCATTATCAATCTCTTCTTTACTACACTCTTCAAGTTGATTGGTTGTACATACAGGGGTAAATTTCTCAAATCGTTTTGGATATCGCTTATAATAAGCTGGCCCATGATTTCCCATTTGATGTAAAACAATCATGATATCACCTTTGGGATGAGTATTGATATACTCTTGTAATCCAGATAACATTCCTTCATCTCTACACTCTATATCACAAATAGGGTTTGTGTCAGAGCTTTGGAAATCTTCATAATCAACTCGTAGGGCAACACCCTTTGAATCAGAATTATTATCTCTCCATAAGACATTGACACCAGATCGTTTTAAAATGTCCAAAACATTATCTGTATTTCTAACTGCTGTTGAATCGTAGTCTTTCTTTTGTGTCAGGGAGAACATACAAGGTACGGATTTAGCAGTGGCAGTACCACATGAACTGACTTGTGGAAAATTGATAATATCTTCTTGCTCCAGTAAAGGGTTGGTTTGCTTTGCATATCCATTAAGTGAGAATCTATCTGCTCGTGCAGTCTCTCCTACAACCATGACAATCAATTCTCTCTCAGGAATTGGTTCATCAATTTTAGCATCCATGGCGACATGTTGAAACTCAACACTTTTATGAAAATACTTCTCTTTGATAAATTTTTTTACGCTATAGATTTGAAAAGTTGGCGTGGCATAATATCGTATTTGTTTGTGTTCTCTAAAGAACGTTGCATAGTAATCCCCTTGAGATACAATGGTAATAACAATCACCAATAAACTTAAAATAAATGATTGTGCTTTTCTTTTGAGTTCCATTTTTAAACTACCAAATTGCAGTGGTGTAAAATAGATAAAAATAGATGGGAGAACAAATAAGAATAGAATATATAGCACCATGTTTAAACTGAATAAATCAAGAGATTCTTTCATACTTGTTTCAACTGCGTTTTCAATCATACTATGGTCAATAACTACATCATACGTTGTCATAAAGTAATTACTAAAAGCAGCTGTAAGCAACATCAAAATCAATAGAGGTTTCGTTGTATATTTTGAAGAGAACAGTAGAAATACTAAGTTCATAAACAAAATGGAGTTTATAATGACTGTTATATCAAATATAATGTTATCTGAGAATGGATAGATTTCAAATAAGTGTTTAAAAAACGCATTATTACTAAATAGTCCAATCCAAAGTGCAACCAAAAATATAAGTAGGGTTTGTTGTCGTATTTTCAAAATATGATTCCTTATAAAGTAACAGTAAATTATAAATAAAGATCTAATATTATAGATCCCCACGAAAAAATAAAGACTATAATACTAATAAATACAATAGCACTTCCAACATCTTTTGCTCTTCCTGCCATATGATGGTGTTCTAATGTAACTAAGTCAACAACTCTTTCTATGGCACTATTTGTTGCTTCTGCAAGTAACATCCCAAATAAGGTAATAAACATAATTAGTTTATATATTAAAGTAGTATCAATTATTATTATATATGGAAATAAAATTAATGTAATAATTAGTTCAATTTTAAAAGATGTTTCAGTTTTTACTAAATCTAATAAACCTTTTATTGCATACATAGTATTTTTTAGAAAATTATATT
The window above is part of the Malaciobacter marinus genome. Proteins encoded here:
- a CDS encoding phosphoethanolamine transferase, translated to MKIRQQTLLIFLVALWIGLFSNNAFFKHLFEIYPFSDNIIFDITVIINSILFMNLVFLLFSSKYTTKPLLILMLLTAAFSNYFMTTYDVVIDHSMIENAVETSMKESLDLFSLNMVLYILFLFVLPSIFIYFTPLQFGSLKMELKRKAQSFILSLLVIVITIVSQGDYYATFFREHKQIRYYATPTFQIYSVKKFIKEKYFHKSVEFQHVAMDAKIDEPIPERELIVMVVGETARADRFSLNGYAKQTNPLLEQEDIINFPQVSSCGTATAKSVPCMFSLTQKKDYDSTAVRNTDNVLDILKRSGVNVLWRDNNSDSKGVALRVDYEDFQSSDTNPICDIECRDEGMLSGLQEYINTHPKGDIMIVLHQMGNHGPAYYKRYPKRFEKFTPVCTTNQLEECSKEEIDNAYDNAILYTDYFLKKVIDLLKRNNDFETAMVYMSDHGESLGEHGIYLHGMPDLLAPIEQTHVPSVLWFGDKVKGELKVDELKANSKNSYSQDNLSHTLLGLFEVQSEYYKKELDILEPFRKEED
- a CDS encoding diacylglycerol kinase, yielding MRNQPKYNFLKNTMYAIKGLLDLVKTETSFKIELIITLILFPYIIIIDTTLIYKLIMFITLFGMLLAEATNSAIERVVDLVTLEHHHMAGRAKDVGSAIVFISIIVFIFSWGSIILDLYL